The Myxocyprinus asiaticus isolate MX2 ecotype Aquarium Trade chromosome 39, UBuf_Myxa_2, whole genome shotgun sequence genome window below encodes:
- the LOC127429713 gene encoding olfactory receptor 1F1-like, translating into MSAINANFSQNISIVRPEYFFITGLSGIPYSSCYYMFLFFTYFIAVIANSVVLFIIALDRNLHSPKYIGVFNLALADIGETNALIPNMMKTFLFESQYISYNSCLANMYFVFLFNTMQCFTLVVLAYDRFMAICLPLRYHAVVTNTSMSLIFLAIWTLNAFLIALTVSLLTRLSFCKSNVIQSYFCDHGPVYRLACNDNSMSSHMAKLSTALYLVTPLIIIVLSYLGIFLALSRITTWVGRLKALKTCVSHLLLVGIFFLPIICTYIAALMLSLSPNARVISTSLAYVVPPMLNPIIYVLNTAEIKDLIQKFLKNKSAPIRESISK; encoded by the coding sequence ATGAGTGCCATAAATGCCAATTTTTCTCAAAATATTTCCATTGTGCGTCCTGAATACTTTTTCATCACTGGACTTTCAGGTATACCATATAGCAGTTGTtactatatgtttttatttttcacttattttattGCTGTAATTGCGAACTCTGTAGTTCTTTTCATCATTGCTCTTGACCGGAATCTGCACAGTCCAAAGTACATTGGTGTGTTTAACTTGGCCTTGGCTGATATTGGTGAAACTAATGCACTGATTCCTAACATGATGAAGACTTTTCTTTTTGAGTCACAGTACATCTCCTACAATTCTTGTTTGGCAAACATGTATTTTGTGTTCCTCTTTAATACTATGCAATGTTTTACTCTTGTTGTCCTGGCATATGATCGCTTCATGGCAATTTGCTTGCCACTAAGATACCATGCAGTTGTTACTAATACCAGTATGTCTttaatttttttagcaatttggaCATTAAATGCTTTTTTGATAGCCTTGACAGTGTCTTTGCTCACCCGACTTTCATTCTGTAAATCCAATGTGATACAGAGTTATTTTTGTGACCATGGACCAGTATATAGGTTGGCATGTAATGACAACAGCATGAGTTCACATATGGCAAAACTCAGCACAGCTTTATACCTTGTGACACCATTGATCATTATTGTCCTGTCATATCTTGGCATTTTTCTCGCCTTAAGCAGAATTACAACTTGGGTAGGGCGTTTGAAGGCTCTGAAGACCTGTGTTTCTCACCTGTTGTTAGTAGGAATATTTTTTCTTCCAATTATCTGCACATACATTGCTGCACTCATGCTTTCTCTTTCTCCTAATGCAAGAGTCATTAGCACATCTCTGGCATATGTTGTTCCACCAATGCTAAATCCTATCATTTATGTTTTGAACACAGCTGAAATCAAAGACTTAATTCAAAAATTCCTTAAAAACAAATCTGCACCAATCAGAGAGAGTATTTCAAAATGA